A DNA window from Sphaeramia orbicularis chromosome 22, fSphaOr1.1, whole genome shotgun sequence contains the following coding sequences:
- the LOC115413986 gene encoding syntaxin-11-like, producing the protein MRDRLRHLHQVQTDSEGFSTVELDSLSEQGPAGPHPDQEVDAVLQHAQEIRLEIQRIQHDISELKDVNYLALNQTSYPSVTKRDSSAVGADIKRRGEAVLQQLHKMNATREDLEARRGGSDPTARIARTQYQCLSNALHEVMFSYSDTEMSHREACKRQIQRHFEVVGRDVGEEELEDMIESGQWNVFGVQVEGRTAQSALLQIESRHKELLELERRIQAIQELFLDVALLTEEQGVAVENIQKNVQTTQASVQEGITQLERAAETDKNNPFKKLFCGCFPCYYN; encoded by the coding sequence ATGAGAGACAGACTGAGGCATCTCCATCAGGTCCAGACTGACTCTGAGGGCTTCAGCACAGTGGAGCTGGACAGCCTGTCAGAGCAGGGACCAGCAGGACCACATCCAGACCAGGAAGTGGACGCTGTCCTGCAGCACGCCCAGGAAATACGACTAGAAATCCAACGGATCCAACACGACATCAGTGAACTAAAAGACGTGAACTACCTGGCTTTGAACCAGACCTCCTACCCAAGTGTGACAAAGAGAGACTCCAGTGCAGTCGGGGCTGATATCAAAAGGAGGGGAGAAGCTGTGCTGCAGCAGCTCCACAAGATGAACGCTACAAGAGAGGATCTGGAGGCTCGGCGTGGGGGCTCAGACCCCACAGCTCGCATCGCTCGGACACAGTACCAGTGTCTGAGCAACGCCCTGCACGAGGTGATGTTCAGCTACAGTGACACGGAGATGAGCCACAGGGAGGCCTGTAAACGGCAGATCCAGAGACACTTTGAGGTGGTGGGCAGGGACGTGGgtgaggaggagctggaggacatGATAGAGAGCGGGCAGTGGAATGTGTTTGGGGTCCAAGTGGAAGGCAGAACAGCTCAGTCTGCTCTGCTGCAGATTGAGAGCCGTCACAAAGAGCTGCTGGAGCTGGAGAGAAGGATCCAGGCCATCCAGGAGCTGTTCCTGGATGTAGCCCTGCTCACAGAGGAACAGGGGGTCGCTGTGGAAAACATCCAGAAAAATGTCCAGACTACTCAAGCGTCTGTTCAGGAAGGCATAACCCAACTGGAGAGAGCTGctgaaacagataaaaacaaccCCTTCAAGAAGCTGTTCTGTGGCTGCTTCCCATGTTATTATAATTAA